CTCTACCCCGATAAGGTCGTACTACGCTTCAGGGATCACGTAATAACATATAATAAATTAAATAATTCTGCCAATCAATTCGCCCGGCTCCTGGCTGATTACGGCATTCGTAAGGGCGCAATAGTAGGGCTTGCATTAGATCGTTCACCAGAAATGCTCTATTGTCTGCTCGCTATTGTAAAGGCTGGTGCCACCTATCTTCCGCTTGATCCCGAATATCCACAGGCCAGGATAGAATTCATGTTGCAGGATGCAGACGCCAGCCATCTTATTACTTCCGACAAATACTCAGGTAAATTTCAGAGTAAGGCACGTGAAATACTGATGGAAGATTTATTGCGGCAGTCTCCACAGTATAACGTTACGCCTCCCGAGGTGAACATTAGTATGAATGATGTAGTGTATATACTATACACATCAGGCTCTACCGGTCAGCCGAAAGGGGTACAGATCACACAGCTGGGGCTGGTGAATTTCCTTGTAGGCATGTTGAAGGCTCCTGGACTAGCCATGCATGACAAGGTGCTGGCATTGACCACCATCTCATTTGATATATCCGGGCTAGAATTATATCTGCCATTGATTGCCGGTGCTGAGATCATCCTGACTGATGTGCAGACTTCCAGAGACACGCGACAGCTTATGGAGACTGTCAGACAACAAGGTATAACTGTTATGCAGGCCACGCCGGCTACCTGGCGTATGATGCTGGAGTCCGCCTGGGAAGGCCGTTTGCCGTTGAAAGCACTGATCGGAGGGGAGGCGCTTTCCAAGAAACTGGCGGAGCGGCTCCTGGAGAAATGTGATAGTCTTTGGAATATGTATGGCCCTACAGAGACAACTGTGTGGGCTACACTAAAAAAGATAAATCTGGATGATGAAATTATCACCGTCGGCAGACCTATAGACAACATGTTCGCCTATATTCTGGATAGTCAGCTAAGACCTGTCCCTGATGGCACTGTCGGAGAAATATTTATTGGTGGCGCAGGTGTTGGGAAAGGATATCTGAATAGGCCTGAGCTGAATAAGGAACGTTTTATCCATGATCCTTTTTCTGATAGCCCCGGTGCGTTGATGTATAAAACCGGTGATCTCGGTAGGATTGTAAATGATGGAGAAATACAGTGTCTTGGCAGAATGGACCACCAGGTCAAGATTAGAGGCTATCGTATTGAACTGGGAGAAGTAGAATACACTCTTGGCCAGCAAAAGGGGATCAAAGATGTAGTCGTGCTGCCCAAGGATGAACGGCTGGTAGCCTATGTCGTGCAGGAAGATGGCGCTAGTATAAACTTTGCTGAATGGCAGCAGATATTGAGAAAAACGCTGCCTGAATACATGGTACCAAGCAATTTCGTACTACTGCCCCAATTTCCGCTCTCACCGAATGGCAAGGTAGATCGAAATGCCCTGGACGCCATGGGAATGGAAATGGAAAAAGCTAGCCGCATATATGTCCCGCCCCGTACTGAACAGGAAAAGCTGGTCGCAGGCATCTGGGGCGATTACCTGCATGTAGATAAAGTTGGGATAAAGGATGATTTCTTTGAATTAGGAGGTACCTCCATTGTCGCTATGCAGATAATGGCCCGCATAGAAAGAGAGATGGGGAAGCGGCTGCCGTTGGCCAGCCTCTTTACTGCTAACACAGTAGAAAAGCTGACTACTGAAATGGAACTGGACGATCAGTCGATCTCCTGGGATTTACTCGTACCGGTAAAGCCAACCGGTAATAAGCCGCCCATATTTATTGTCAACGGGCTCGATATGAATGTGCTGCTGTTCAATAATATTGCACGTAATATGGACCCGGATCAGCCTGTATACGGCTTTCAGCCACGGGGGCTGAACGGACTCGATGAACCATTTGAAACGCTGGAAGATATGGCAGCTGAGTATATCGCTGCACTACTTGAAAAAGAATTTGCAGATGGCTACGCTCTTGCAGGATATTCCTATGGGGGAGTAGTGGCCTATGAAATGGCCAGACAGTTACAGGCGATGGGAAAAAAGGTGAAAATGCTGGCGATGTTCGATACCTACGCCTATAACAAAGGTCACTTTGAAACGGGGTTGCCCAGGTATATCCGAAAAATAAAACGACAGTTTCCCAAGTTCTTGTTTATCTCTCATTCACTTATTCATAATCCTGGAGAAACGTTACGTTACCAGCAGGCATTCTTTGTCAGAAAGTACAATGAGTTCGCCGTATATATGGGTATACAGCGGCCTCCTGAAACTGAAAGTGCAGAAGACAGGATCAATGAGAAATATGAGCTGGCTTACAGCAAGTATCACATGCAGCCATCAGATGCCTGTATCATTGATTTATTCCGCGTAAATATCAGGCTCTATTATCTTGATGACCCTGACTTCCTTGGGTGGAAACCTTATGCACTTAAAGGAATTGAAGTACATGATGTAAAAGGCAATCATAAAACATTTCTCATGCCGCCTAATGACAAAGATTTTGCTATCTTGCTACAGCAATTGGTAGACAAGCGTCTGAGCGAATAATACCAATGCTCAAAGCCCATAATTGAAATGAGAAATCTAATCTTGCCATGTTCCCTGGCATTATCGTCCTTACTGTTAGGCATTCAAAGTTCCGCACAACAAAAGAATACCAGAAAATACATTCATGAAACCACTGCCGCCGCTCAGGGACATGTTGGTATGGCAATGTTAACATTGCAGGGCAAAGACACGATGTCGTTTAACGGCAATGACAGGTTTCCGATGCAAAGTGTATTCAAAGTACCACTGGCACTTGCTGTACTCGATCAGGTAGACAAGGGAAAGCTCAAACTTGACCAGATTATCCACATCAGAAAGGAAGAGTTATTACCAACCTGGAGTCCTATCAAAAAAAAGTATCCGGATGGAACAGATATGCCACTCAGTGAGTTACTTGCTTACACTGTTTCGCAGAGTGATAACAACGGCTGCGACATTTTGTTTCGCCTGGTAGGAGGTACCGACTATGTAGATCGATATGTCCATAGTATTGGTATCGACAGTATATCCATCAAAGCAACAGAAGAAGGAATGGCACAGGCCTGGAATGTACAGTATACTAACTGGGCTACACCCGTCGCAATATTGCATATGCTGGTCGGTATAGAAAAAGGGAGTTACTTGTCTAAAAGTAGCAATGACTTCCTGCTCAAAATTATGCGTGAAACTACAACAGGTCCAGGCAGAATGAGAGGCCTGTTACCTAAAGATGCGATAGTCGCTCATAAAACGGGCACTTCCGATACATGGAGCGGGATCACTGCCGCTACCAATGATGCCGGTATCGTCACATTACCAAATGGAAAAAAATATGCCATTGTCGTGTTTGTCAGCGATGCGAAAGCCGATGAAGCTACCAGAGATGGTGTCATCGCTAAACTCACCCGGCTGTTCTGGGACAGACTCAAATAGCCTGTTGCTGCTTTTGCATAGCTAATCTGGATTCATAATACTTACTCAGAAAATGATAGACAACCATTTCATGTTTCCGCTGGTTGGAAGAGAACATCCTGTTCAGAAACATGTGAATATAACTGGATAATAGCTCGTCCCATGTATTAACAGTCACAGTACGAATGGCCTGTTGAATGTGGGACGATCTTTTTTCCAGTAGCAATGCTACCTCTTCAATTTCATTAGTTGTATCCTGTTGAGGATCAAGGAAACTACTGATCTGACGCATGTGTTTACGATAACTGGCATTTAATTGTGTCTGCAATGTCTGGCTTCCTCCAAATTCACGGAAGAAATGTTGTTGTAATCTTTTCAGATATGCCGCTCGTTTCGGAAGCATATAGCCAAAGTCCTGCAACAACATATCCACACCCCGTATCGCCAGCAGCCAGCGGAAATGTTCTCCTTCTTCTCCCTGCAGGAGGTCTATACAGCCAATGGCCGCTTCGCTGTCATAAAAGAAGATGTTTTCACTTAGCACCATTGTCTGTTCCCCATATCGCTCTATTTCTCTTATATAGGTATCTGTCTGTATCTTGTGAATAAGAATGGGGTCTATATTGGCAGATATCTTTTCATGTAGTTCTTCCAGTACAGTTTTCCAGAACACAGGATCAGTAGCATGATGGAAGCGTATCCGCAGATGATCTTCCGGATCAGTATAACGAATGAAGAACCATTTATCAATGATGCTCCTTTCTACCAGGCTTTTCACTAACGGAAAGACGACTTCTTTCAATACCTTCTCCGCTGTAGTAACCCCCGTATAGATCTTCACGTATAACCATTCACTGCCCGTCTGGAAACGTCGTGGTAGTGTTGTCTGAGAGGATGGAAGTACAGGCGGTTGTTGTTGCTGTATACTTTTAAATGGAATAATGATCTCATTGGTAAATCTGCCCGCAGTGCCGTTCACCCAACACTGATCGGGTGTCTGTAATACCTCCTGTAATGTCAGTTGCTCTTTCTTTAACAGTGTGGTCACTAATAATTGTATACAGGCTGTATTATCAAGGTCAATGAACAACTCATTGTCCCGCTCTGCAATAGTAACATACCTTGGGAGGCGTAATGCTGCTCTGATAACGGAAAAGGCGGCCACCTGCTTTGCCGGGGTATCATTCTTTTTTAGCGAAGGATGTTCTTTACTGTGAATAACCCAGCTGCATTTCTGCAGAATGATTTTCCCATATCGTACTCTGGGTAGAAAGGAGGTTGTTACTGGTAGCTGCCATTGCCAGCCAGTAGCATGCCTTAACTGCTGGAACTGCAGATCACAGAGGAATTTGTATATCGGTAGACTTCCAACAGTAAAATTATGTGCGGTACTCAGCCGGGGTATGACTCTTTTGTTGAAATGTTTTGAACGTAGTATAACGCGGTCCTGCTGTACACTAACCATCAGGTCTGTTACCGGCAGCTGTCTGTCGGCTGGCACGCTGCCATTTCCGAGATATACGATCTCATACGCTCTCAGCTGCGGCCTTAACAGGATATTGCCCGTACGAGATTCCGGCAGATGTATGATCTCCGCATAGATCACATCCGGCTGACTATCCGCTTCTTCTCTGAGACATTCCTGTACCAGTGTTTTCAGTTCAGGATCACCATGACAGAATCTTCCCAGCAAATTAGCCGCTGAAGGTCCTCCACAGGAACTGAAATCGAACAAATATACCCCATTATCCAGCGTTTGCGCATTTTGACTAACCAGGCTCCCCATCAGATAAAAGCTGTCCGGAATAGGGCTGTTTTCGCCAGATACGAGGTGGTTGATATCTTCGTCGGTCAATGTCACTTCCACCTGCTGTTGCTGCATGCAAGCCATATATCTCTGTAGCTGAAACTGCCGCATATTATTCCAGGTAATAGTTTCGGAGGAATGGCTATTCCCAGCGGATATCTCTTCCAGTAATGGAGCATATGCCGCATAATGACTATTATAGGCACCATAACCGATGCCTGTTTCCGTATCCAGTGCAAGGGCCAGTGGCACTTCCTGCTCTTCGTAGCGCTGAATGAAATGCTTACAGAACTGCTGTAGATCAGGATGCTTATTGACAGTGGATAACTTCCACAACATTGTCATCTGTTCCTGTATTTCACTGATTACAGACTGACTGATCGTATTAGTTGCTGTAGATAGAAATAGATCCGTCTGGATCAGGTCTTTATTTTTGGTTTCGGGTAATAGCTGTCTGACCAGTGTATGTATCTTCAGATACTGTGAGACACCTGGAACTGCGATCGTCAATAATTGTTGTATACTACTAAGTATATGAGTCACTGACTGAATACCATGCAGTTCTGCTGTTCGCGCCGTCAGTACATGAAAGAACTCTTCGCCGGTGATAGTCGGTTCCAGTTCACTGACCAGTATCTGACTTGCTATCAGTTCCTGTATAAACCCGTTCGCCTCATCTTCACTGATCTCTTCGTCGGTAATATGTTGGGAAAGTGTCTGTAGCGTGGCGCCTTCGGCGGATTTATTAAGCACTGCTTCCAGATAGGAAGAATAATTGACTGCGGTAAGGTCGTACTGCCGGAACTTGTTTTTCACGGTGAACGCTGCATACCTGTAGGTGTCTCCTGCTCTGTAAATGGAATTATTTGGAAAGTAGCGTAATTGTGCCTGTACAACAGGAATAGCTGCAATGCTTTCTGCCAGTTCTGCTACATAGTTCATGTCCAGTCTGCAGTGTTTTCTATGCGCATCAGCTGACTGAATATACACATCCGTTGAAGAGGCAATATGTCCAGTACTACATCCGGCAAACAATCCATAAGGCGTACAACGTGTGCTCATACGCAGCACATATCGAAAAAGAGACATCACCAGTTTCTGTATATCCTTTTCGTTGCTGAGTTGTCCGGTTTGCCATTTCCCGAGTTCGCTGCTCAACTCTGGTGAGGCGATATATATAGCTTCTGCAAGATAGGGCGTCGAAAAAACTGTTTTTATTTCATCAGCCATTGCTACATAAGGCAGCTGTAAAAAGCGGGTTAAAAAATCTACCGGCATCAGTGGAGACCTGAGCAGGTAAAAGCCTTTATCAATGATCATAATGTTCTGAATACAACCAATAAGTTAACTTTTATCTGTATTGCGAAGGCCCCCCTTAAAAGGTGATATTTTGTTAACTCGGAAACAAGTGCAGAAAATCCCCTTTTCCAGTGATGGTTGTAAGGCTGGTTTATCCTTATCTTTAAGAAGAATGAAACCCGAACCCTCATTGCCCGCTATAACGAACTGCTAGAGAAACTGTATTCATTTCTTAATATTTAAATCACTTGTTAACTATGAAGAAAGCGTCAAGCAAAAAGCTGAACCTTGGTAAGATCAAAATTGCCAAATTAAGTGCTACAAAGCTGGAAGTTGCTAACCAGCAGGCTAATGCACCAACCTACACTGGTTGCAGCCTCTTTAAATGCCCTCCACCTCCGGAAGCAGGAAACTAAGTACAGCAGTTTATTGAAAATCTAAAACCGCATGCTAATGAAAAAGAAAGTTGAAAAAAAACTTGACCTTGGTAAGATCAAACTGGCCAGTCTGACCCGTGAAAAACAGGATATGAACAATGGCGCAGCCTTGATACCTACTACCACAATACTTTCCTTTAAAGTATGTACAGACGATATCAGTCAGGGCGCACCTATCTGCAGCGTCGACTCCTGTCGTTTCTAACTGTATAATCATGGTGCAGCATACACTACAATGTCTGCACCATGATGCTTTGTGATGACTATATATGGATTATAAAAAAAGTGCCGGGAAAACGTTACAGCGTATCAGCATTGCGCTGGACAGCTTTACAGAAAATAGTGCCAGCCCCGGTTTATTGGGAGGCTATACAGGTGCCGCTTTATTCTATGCCTACTATTATCAACTGACAAAAAAAAGAAAACATCTCAGCAAAGTACATCACCTGCTGGAACAGGCTGTACATGATCTGGCCGGAACTGCCCTTCCTTATAACTATTGTAATGGCATTGCCGGCATCGTATGGGGGATACAGCATCTGGTTAAAGCCGGCTTTGCCGGAGACGAAGGGCTGGAAGACATTTTTGAAGATGTCGATGCAATACTCGGAGAAGAAATGATCAGCACATTACAACAGGGAGGCCATGATTTCCTGCATCAGGGACTTGGGATTGCCCTGTATTTCCTGGAACGGACTCAATATCCGCTTGCTGTTAAATGGTTAGAGGCAGCTGTTGATGCGCTTCAGGATACAGCTATTGAAACACTGGAAGGTATCACCTGGCAAGACCATCTTACCGGCCTGACGGACAGGCCCGCAAATGAAACTTCTTTTAACCTCGGCCTTGCGCACGGAGTGCCTGCCATTCTCTCCATTCTGGGCATGATACATAATAAGGGTATTGCAGTAGTGCAAACGGCAGCGTTACTCAGAAAAGGGCTGAACTGGTTGCTGGACTGTAAAAATCCACCAGACAAAACAGCTATATCCCTGTATCCGGCGCTGGTAGACATCCAACATACAGCACTTACCGGACATCAAAGTCGTCTTGGCTGGTGTTACGGCGACCTGGGCATCGCCACACTGATGCTGAATGCTGCTAACTGGTTGAGCGATAATACTTATAAAACGTACGCACTAGACATCTTCCATCATACATTACAACACCGGAATGCACAGAACGGAAGTGTACATGACGCCTGTCTTTGTCATGGCAGTGCAGGTATTGCCCATATATACCGGCGTGCCTGGTTGCAAACAAATGATCCTGCTTTACTCAATGGTGCAACACACTGGTTACAACATACCCTGCAAATAAATACACATCAGGACGCCCCAGCTGGTTTCTGCTTTTATGGAAAAGGAGCCTATGAAAACAGTTATGGCATGCTGGAAGGCATAGCTGGCATCGGACTTTCACTTATTGCGGCAATTGATCCTGATACAGATCCTGCATGGGACCGGTGTATATTGTTATGCTGATATTTTCGTTATATTACGTATAAAGCCGGTTGCCTATTGTAAGTCAAATGTTACCCATTACTGTCCGCATTGGCATATTTTAAATGGATACACATGATCCGCCTGTATTTCGTGAATAACCATCCTATTATCCTGGAAGGCCTGCACTCATTTTTTAATGACGAACATGATATCATCATAGCCGGAGAGGCCAGAAGTGGCGTAGGATGTCTTAAATTCCTGATGCATAACAGCGTCGACGTTATTATTATTGATACCTGTCTGCCCGATATAGACAGCGTGCAATTGTGTGCCAATATTAGAATGGAATATCCGGCAGTCAGTGTACTCGTACTCAGTTTTATGAAGGAGGAACGATATATCAACAGTCTGCTGCAAAGCGGTATAGGCGGTTATGTACTCAATACGGCAGACAAAGGTGAACTGCTATTTGCGATCCATTCTGTATATGCCGGAGAGATATATCTCTCACCTGCTATCAGGCAGGCGATGAATAGTGAAAGGGTAGGGGTACAAAAAAAATTCCCTCCTCTTACGAGAAGGGAAAAAGAAGTATTAAGTCTGATATCAGAAGGAAATACAAATGCAGAAATTGCAGAAAAGCTGTTTATCAGTGCTGATACTGTGAATAGTCACCGGAAGAAATTACTTGCCAAACTGGAAGTCAGGAATACCGCGATGCTTATTAAGTATGCTGTTGATAACAACCTGCTGGTCTGATCAATTACTCTTGAAGTAGATCTTTTCCACTACAACCCCCAGCTTTTTCATCGCTGATGCGTCGCTCTTTACTCTCTTATCACCAGTCACCTGATCATATAATTTAGGATCGCTGGAGTTATTGGCCTTGAACACCACATTCACTCCTTTTCCTGCAAACGCACCACCTTCCCAGTCAGCGACTGCACCACCATTATCCCACTCAAATCCATTGATCCTGAAATCACGGCCATTCACCTTTACTACTTTTTCCAGAGGATCGCCCACTTTGATACCGAATGGCGGTTTCCACTTGGAGTTTTCTTTTGTGAAAGAGACAGCAGTACCTTTTTCTCCGTTAAAGAGTACTTCCATTTCATTGTCCGTATCAGGGAATACATAGTATCCGGTACCGATTTCATTGCCCTGGTAGTCCTGCGCCGTGCGTGCTACTACATTCTCTTTTCCGTAAAGCTCATACAGTTGTTCCGGCTGGCGTAACTTGAAAACAGGTCTTACGTCCCAGTTGAATGTCTCCGCTGCCGCATTTGCCGGAGCTGTAGGTGTGCTACCTGGTTCAGCAGGAGCTGTTACACCATTAGCGGCAGTCGTACTGGTTGATGCCGTGGCGGTATTATTATCCGTGGTGGTAGCAGTGGCATCCGCAGATGAATTGTTATCTGCCACGGCTGGTGAAGGCAGCTGCATGGGCGGCAGGGTAGCCGGAATAGCACCCGTGGTATAAAGGGTTGACTTCTCTTCGAGCAGCGCTTTCGTTTCGCCTTTATACTTATTGGCTACATATGTAGCCAGTGGGAATACACTGTTGGTCTGCAGGTTCATAGCCCTGAGATGCGCAATGAACTGCTGTCTGTTACCATTACTGAACTGGTAGATAAATTTCAGAGAGGCATCTAATGCTGCAGGATCTTTTGCCAGTTCCGTCATTGTCTTATCAATATCCAGACCGGCAGCGCCGCTCCTTGACATCTGTTCAGTTACGAAGACAACAAGGGAGTCATTCCTTACTTCGTAACGCTTCGCGAATTTTCCGGAATAATCTTCTGCGATCTTGTCCTCCAGTTTCGTTTGCGCTTGTATGGTAAGGGGGAGAGCAAATGCTAATATGGCAATGATGCGTTTCATGCATGGTCGTTTTAGTAATAGGAATTGGCCTGATCACAACCAGGCACTTACCATTACTAAATTATAGAATTATCCTGATTGTTAGCGCGGATACGGCCTTTTTCGATTGCTTACTGGCATTTGCCGGCGAGCAGATATACCCGGGTATAGCGGCTAACGTAGGAACCGGGTCGGATATTGCGTAGACCGGTATTTCATAACGCAGAATTATAAAGGCATAACGGCAGTCTGCTCACGGAGAAAATATAAAGATCACTGTTCACTGTTCGATGTACAATGCTTGAATATTATTTATGCTTTATATGAAGTTGTTTTTCAGATAAACATATAGGATTGCCGGTATATTGAGCGATTGACATTCCTTTACGGGTCTTCTGAGGGTACTGTTGGTCATAGCAAAGCAAATATGGTTTAACGGTTATCTGAGTGATACGTTTTCGGGCGATCGTGTTTAGTCCAATGGTGAGCTAAAGCTAATAAAATAAATTTTACAGAAGAACTACTGAATAGAATAATACTATGGGCACACGCGTTTCGCATAGCGCACTTTTTGCCTGCTGGTAAAAATGACAAGTGGAACAAGTCAGCGCAAAGCCGCCATGTTCCACTTATTCATTTAGTCAGAAGGAGGATTAATTATCGGCAGACATTTTGCCAACAATTTTATATCCCCGTGAATTATCGGCATTGGTTACTTCCTGATAATACATACCATCCGGAGAAACATACAGTTGCTGCCCGTTGATTTCTACACCACGGCTCCCTTCAGGCAGTGTGGCCATAATTTCATCAGCCGGTGGCGCAGAAGGGTCACCCTGGTTGTCCTGACCACTGCCCGTATTCAGTTCCCCGTTTTTACCTACTACTGCATACTTGGTTTGTTTATCCTGCAGGACTTCCTGATAGAATGTACCATTTTTTTCATAGTAGGTATTACCATCGATCACGACTGTTTTTGCCCCGCTTGGCAGTGCAGGCACAACGACGCCCATAGGAGGATCGACTACCTCATATTGCTCCGTTTGTGTTTGTGTATTGGCATATGGACGGTAGAAGAATCCATCATAATAGTAGTAAGGGCCCCAGCCCGTGTTAAATGTCAGGAAACCATACGGCAGAATGCCTACACGGAATCCTATCGGTGGGCCATAATAACGGTAAGGACGATAATAATAACCACTACGGTAATAATGGCCACCGTAGTAGCGCACAGGCGGGCGATAATATCCTCCCCATCTGCCATAACCTACTCCTACTCCGATCCTGGTGGATACGTGAGGAGAGGAAACGATCCTTCTGCTTACGCCTGGTCCAACTGAT
The DNA window shown above is from Chitinophaga agri and carries:
- a CDS encoding lantibiotic dehydratase, which encodes MIIDKGFYLLRSPLMPVDFLTRFLQLPYVAMADEIKTVFSTPYLAEAIYIASPELSSELGKWQTGQLSNEKDIQKLVMSLFRYVLRMSTRCTPYGLFAGCSTGHIASSTDVYIQSADAHRKHCRLDMNYVAELAESIAAIPVVQAQLRYFPNNSIYRAGDTYRYAAFTVKNKFRQYDLTAVNYSSYLEAVLNKSAEGATLQTLSQHITDEEISEDEANGFIQELIASQILVSELEPTITGEEFFHVLTARTAELHGIQSVTHILSSIQQLLTIAVPGVSQYLKIHTLVRQLLPETKNKDLIQTDLFLSTATNTISQSVISEIQEQMTMLWKLSTVNKHPDLQQFCKHFIQRYEEQEVPLALALDTETGIGYGAYNSHYAAYAPLLEEISAGNSHSSETITWNNMRQFQLQRYMACMQQQQVEVTLTDEDINHLVSGENSPIPDSFYLMGSLVSQNAQTLDNGVYLFDFSSCGGPSAANLLGRFCHGDPELKTLVQECLREEADSQPDVIYAEIIHLPESRTGNILLRPQLRAYEIVYLGNGSVPADRQLPVTDLMVSVQQDRVILRSKHFNKRVIPRLSTAHNFTVGSLPIYKFLCDLQFQQLRHATGWQWQLPVTTSFLPRVRYGKIILQKCSWVIHSKEHPSLKKNDTPAKQVAAFSVIRAALRLPRYVTIAERDNELFIDLDNTACIQLLVTTLLKKEQLTLQEVLQTPDQCWVNGTAGRFTNEIIIPFKSIQQQQPPVLPSSQTTLPRRFQTGSEWLYVKIYTGVTTAEKVLKEVVFPLVKSLVERSIIDKWFFIRYTDPEDHLRIRFHHATDPVFWKTVLEELHEKISANIDPILIHKIQTDTYIREIERYGEQTMVLSENIFFYDSEAAIGCIDLLQGEEGEHFRWLLAIRGVDMLLQDFGYMLPKRAAYLKRLQQHFFREFGGSQTLQTQLNASYRKHMRQISSFLDPQQDTTNEIEEVALLLEKRSSHIQQAIRTVTVNTWDELLSSYIHMFLNRMFSSNQRKHEMVVYHFLSKYYESRLAMQKQQQAI
- a CDS encoding LuxR C-terminal-related transcriptional regulator, which produces MIRLYFVNNHPIILEGLHSFFNDEHDIIIAGEARSGVGCLKFLMHNSVDVIIIDTCLPDIDSVQLCANIRMEYPAVSVLVLSFMKEERYINSLLQSGIGGYVLNTADKGELLFAIHSVYAGEIYLSPAIRQAMNSERVGVQKKFPPLTRREKEVLSLISEGNTNAEIAEKLFISADTVNSHRKKLLAKLEVRNTAMLIKYAVDNNLLV
- a CDS encoding DUF6515 family protein, whose amino-acid sequence is MKNRIFLLGTLIVLATMSAVSSAYAQRGRFGGGGRVSVGPGVSRRIVSSPHVSTRIGVGVGYGRWGGYYRPPVRYYGGHYYRSGYYYRPYRYYGPPIGFRVGILPYGFLTFNTGWGPYYYYDGFFYRPYANTQTQTEQYEVVDPPMGVVVPALPSGAKTVVIDGNTYYEKNGTFYQEVLQDKQTKYAVVGKNGELNTGSGQDNQGDPSAPPADEIMATLPEGSRGVEINGQQLYVSPDGMYYQEVTNADNSRGYKIVGKMSADN
- a CDS encoding lanthionine synthetase C family protein; translation: MDYKKSAGKTLQRISIALDSFTENSASPGLLGGYTGAALFYAYYYQLTKKRKHLSKVHHLLEQAVHDLAGTALPYNYCNGIAGIVWGIQHLVKAGFAGDEGLEDIFEDVDAILGEEMISTLQQGGHDFLHQGLGIALYFLERTQYPLAVKWLEAAVDALQDTAIETLEGITWQDHLTGLTDRPANETSFNLGLAHGVPAILSILGMIHNKGIAVVQTAALLRKGLNWLLDCKNPPDKTAISLYPALVDIQHTALTGHQSRLGWCYGDLGIATLMLNAANWLSDNTYKTYALDIFHHTLQHRNAQNGSVHDACLCHGSAGIAHIYRRAWLQTNDPALLNGATHWLQHTLQINTHQDAPAGFCFYGKGAYENSYGMLEGIAGIGLSLIAAIDPDTDPAWDRCILLC
- the bla gene encoding class A beta-lactamase, subclass A2, which encodes MRNLILPCSLALSSLLLGIQSSAQQKNTRKYIHETTAAAQGHVGMAMLTLQGKDTMSFNGNDRFPMQSVFKVPLALAVLDQVDKGKLKLDQIIHIRKEELLPTWSPIKKKYPDGTDMPLSELLAYTVSQSDNNGCDILFRLVGGTDYVDRYVHSIGIDSISIKATEEGMAQAWNVQYTNWATPVAILHMLVGIEKGSYLSKSSNDFLLKIMRETTTGPGRMRGLLPKDAIVAHKTGTSDTWSGITAATNDAGIVTLPNGKKYAIVVFVSDAKADEATRDGVIAKLTRLFWDRLK
- a CDS encoding non-ribosomal peptide synthetase codes for the protein MSQRQALHERNPSPTSDYRLSHPLDLRSLQELIHEKALLYPDKVVLRFRDHVITYNKLNNSANQFARLLADYGIRKGAIVGLALDRSPEMLYCLLAIVKAGATYLPLDPEYPQARIEFMLQDADASHLITSDKYSGKFQSKAREILMEDLLRQSPQYNVTPPEVNISMNDVVYILYTSGSTGQPKGVQITQLGLVNFLVGMLKAPGLAMHDKVLALTTISFDISGLELYLPLIAGAEIILTDVQTSRDTRQLMETVRQQGITVMQATPATWRMMLESAWEGRLPLKALIGGEALSKKLAERLLEKCDSLWNMYGPTETTVWATLKKINLDDEIITVGRPIDNMFAYILDSQLRPVPDGTVGEIFIGGAGVGKGYLNRPELNKERFIHDPFSDSPGALMYKTGDLGRIVNDGEIQCLGRMDHQVKIRGYRIELGEVEYTLGQQKGIKDVVVLPKDERLVAYVVQEDGASINFAEWQQILRKTLPEYMVPSNFVLLPQFPLSPNGKVDRNALDAMGMEMEKASRIYVPPRTEQEKLVAGIWGDYLHVDKVGIKDDFFELGGTSIVAMQIMARIEREMGKRLPLASLFTANTVEKLTTEMELDDQSISWDLLVPVKPTGNKPPIFIVNGLDMNVLLFNNIARNMDPDQPVYGFQPRGLNGLDEPFETLEDMAAEYIAALLEKEFADGYALAGYSYGGVVAYEMARQLQAMGKKVKMLAMFDTYAYNKGHFETGLPRYIRKIKRQFPKFLFISHSLIHNPGETLRYQQAFFVRKYNEFAVYMGIQRPPETESAEDRINEKYELAYSKYHMQPSDACIIDLFRVNIRLYYLDDPDFLGWKPYALKGIEVHDVKGNHKTFLMPPNDKDFAILLQQLVDKRLSE